A section of the Paenibacillus aurantius genome encodes:
- a CDS encoding ABC transporter permease, whose translation MKTMWKHRELFALYLFAFAFFLVFKYGPIYGVLIAFKDFRVVDGIWGSPWVGLKHFEALFHTADFYRLLKNTLLLNLYLLLFAFPAPILLALLLNEIRSRFFQRFVQTTMYLPHFVSWVIMSGLVIYFLSPTTGVVAEIVKWFGGKPVFYMGQKEYFRSIVVGSAILKDIGWGSIIYFAALSGIHPELHESATIDGANRWQRMTAINIPSIMPTVAIMFILSLGGFLSANFEQIINLLNPVTYETGDVIDTYVYRVGLQQFQYSYTAAIGLFKSLVGLLLILGANITVRKLSRGESGLW comes from the coding sequence ATGAAGACCATGTGGAAGCACCGGGAGCTGTTTGCGCTCTATTTGTTTGCGTTTGCCTTTTTCCTTGTGTTCAAATACGGCCCGATCTACGGGGTGTTGATTGCGTTTAAAGATTTTCGCGTCGTGGACGGCATATGGGGCAGCCCTTGGGTGGGGCTAAAGCACTTTGAAGCGCTGTTTCATACAGCGGACTTCTATCGATTGCTGAAGAATACGCTGCTGCTCAACCTGTATTTGCTGCTGTTCGCCTTTCCGGCCCCGATCCTGCTGGCGCTGCTGCTGAACGAGATCCGTTCCCGTTTTTTTCAACGCTTCGTGCAGACGACGATGTACCTGCCGCATTTTGTCTCGTGGGTGATCATGTCGGGCCTGGTCATCTATTTTCTCTCGCCAACGACGGGAGTGGTGGCCGAAATCGTCAAGTGGTTCGGGGGGAAGCCGGTCTTCTACATGGGGCAGAAGGAATATTTTCGTTCGATCGTCGTCGGTTCGGCCATTCTGAAGGACATCGGCTGGGGCTCCATCATCTATTTCGCTGCTCTTTCGGGCATTCATCCGGAGCTGCATGAATCGGCGACGATCGACGGGGCGAACCGCTGGCAGCGTATGACGGCCATCAACATTCCTTCGATTATGCCGACGGTGGCCATCATGTTTATCCTTAGCCTCGGAGGCTTCCTAAGTGCGAATTTCGAGCAAATCATCAACCTGCTCAATCCCGTCACTTACGAAACCGGCGATGTCATCGATACCTATGTGTATCGCGTCGGACTGCAGCAATTCCAGTACAGCTACACGGCCGCCATCGGCTTGTTTAAATCGCTGGTCGGGCTGCTGCTGATTCTGGGAGCGAATATTACGGTACGCAAACTGAGCCGCGGGGAGAGCGGCTTATGGTAG